A genomic stretch from Festucalex cinctus isolate MCC-2025b chromosome 13, RoL_Fcin_1.0, whole genome shotgun sequence includes:
- the dhrs13b.2 gene encoding tapasin-related protein: MCLLKLFTLFLFLCAGVQDANPLTWLPCTFSDYIVVVKNDGGRDVQVLQRSSILQFGQLGDSPVNPHVVTFLVIESKLDLRHYVEDMESDRVACGIHRSNMEGVQVKWPSQKSHEYNSWFAITLTHTEGLFTVSGVLRHPCDPPPSGQQDVRNWPAIVDSQTLITKVAVMMKTQTPTVTSGLGFQKKLHCQFAVDHKKANVSVRWHQQYHGEQRNLFSYASHSGQIEGKGVELKNLAGGDLSYTLPYTEVKHAGTYVCTVSVFPLSSSLDISLQIQESPQVSLNVGPTLTLQEGEEKKVICEAENYYPLDVHIVWYEQDPASSGQRVGAPLPKALDNILLSSHKNNMDKTYSLSAFFYLQASHRHSGRQFTCTVSHQSLRMPIKKSFILTVEEPPSWFFMLTVGSVLVVLLSILYVTLRYLHQARKHSLQKKPY; the protein is encoded by the exons ATGTGTTTGCTAAAGCTATTCACTTTATTCTTATTTCTATGTGCGG GTGTCCAGGATGCAAATCCTCTAACATGGCTGCCCTGTACCTTCAGTGACTATATTGTGGTCGTCAAAAATGATGGTGGGCGTGACGTTCAGGTCCTGCAAAGATCCAGCATTCTGCAGTTTGGTCAGCTGGGAGACAGTCCTGTTAACCCTCACGTCGTTACTTTCCTTGTTATTG AGTCCAAACTGGACCTTCGGCACTATGTGGAGGACATGGAATCGGATCGTGTGGCTTGTGGCATTCATAGATCCAACATGGAGGGCGTCCAGGTGAAATGGCCGAGCCAGAAGTCCCATGAGTACAACTCTTGGTTTGCCATCACCCTGACACACACCGAAGGCTTGTTCACCGTCTCTGGAGTCCTCAGACATCCATGTGACCCCCCTCCCTCGGGACAACAGGATGTCCGCAATTGGCCCGCTATTGTGGACAGTCAGACACTCATTACGAAAG ttgcaGTGATGATGAAAACACAAACTCCAACGGTGACATCAGGCCTGGGCTTCCAAAAAAAGCTCCACTGCCAGTTTGCTGTTGACCACAAGAAAGCAAACGTGAGCGTTCGGTGGCACCAGCAGTACCACGGCGAACAACGCAATCTCTTCAGTTATGCCAGCCACTCTGGGCAAATCGAGGGGAAGGGAGTTGAACTGAAGAATCTAGCAGGTGGCGACCTTTCTTACACCCTTCCCTACACTGAGGTCAAGCACGCGGGGACATACGTGTGCACCGTGTCAGTGTTTCCGCTGTCTTCCAGCCTTGATATAAGTCTACAAATTCAAG AGTCCCCCCAGGTGTCCCTCAACGTTGGTCCCACACTCACATTGCAAGAGGGCGAGGAGAAGAAGGTGATTTGTGAGGCGGAGAACTACTACCCTCTGGACGTGCACATCGTCTGGTACGAGCAGGACCCGGCGTCTTCCGGCCAGAGGGTCGGCGCTCCTCTCCCGAAGGCGCTCGACAACATCCTGCTCTCCAGTCACAAAAACAACATGGACAAGACCTACTCGCTGTCGGCTTTCTTCTACCTGCAGGCTTCACACAGACACTCGGGGCGTCAGTTTACGTGCACCGTCTCCCATCAGTCGTTGCGAATGCCCattaaaaaaagtttcattctgACCGTTGAAG AACCTCCGAGCTGGTTCTTCATGCTCACTGTTGGCAGCGTTTTGGTCGTATTGTTGTCTATTTTGTATGTTACGCTAAGATACCTCCACCAGG CAAGAAAACATTCATTGCAG AAAAAGCCATACTGA